From the Fulvia fulva chromosome 2, complete sequence genome, one window contains:
- a CDS encoding HC-toxin synthetase, translated as MIRATAPQAASSSAASSCLELALLVNLHIYSSDEVVSFRRLVRNGTASQVSNTARVRGVLKPGYGLDRIIGELEDIAHSDGENVIDHHGCLGPFSAVAIQYSSCDSNITIRPSMPIHSNLCLEICCHYGEAGAEVEVRMSLVYRRSSMSRREATRFVRVLTSIVEQICIRHTSNQGVASLSVKDLACHAFEAVDRNRVLAWNSKQALQSQETLIHNVFSSVAVKHADREAIVGPNGCMTYAILHETSSAIASYLRKHLTAEDRWLALYFAKSSGMWAIAGMLAVLKTGRGCTFLDTSWPDERLCVVIRATGTRFLLTHGTRSAHRVARLQTETHLQSFDVAQAATASTIEDPEEAHDSTVRPGDGAFVVFTSGSTGSPKGVVLTHANVCTAITGLIERLAINPSHGSSRQQVRVLQFAAYAFDASLSDMLVALLSGAAACIPSDTERTSNLQSYMKDQNVTIAFLTPTVARRLVPSSLDHTLKTLVLIGEPVTSLDKDQWLGSAIDVFNGYGPTESTFAASLGRIRLSKSPSNIGLPLGYRFWVVNCNKGGHCDSSDLDGRYLIPIGATGELVLEGPALAQCYLNDAKLTQSRFKTGSAWLPIIDGQALLERRVYGTGDLVRYHEDGSLECLGRVENDTQVKLAGQRLELAEIEHHLAQGAAIATTPFCDAAVSDLPDVFVNIVLRDNPSSFELRQLHEADETSSA; from the exons ATGATCCGCGCTACGGCACCTCAAGCCGCTTCGTCTAGTGCTGCATCGTCATGTCTGGAACTAGCCCTACTGGTCAATCTCCACATCTATTCGAGCGATGAGGTCGTCTCCTTTCGACGTCTTGTTCGTAACGGTACAGCATCGCAAGTCAGTAACACGGCTCGAGTTCGCGGAGTCCTAAAGCCTGGCTATGGCCTCGATCGGATTATTGGAGAACTTGAGGACATTGCGCATAGTGATGGAGAGAATGTCATTGACCACCATGGCTGTCTTGGGCCTTTCTCTGCTGTGGCGATCCAGTACAGCAGCTGTGACAGCAACATTACCATTCGACCATCCATGCCTATCCATTCCAACCTCTGCCTCGAGATCTGTTGTCATTATGGTGAGGCTGGCGCTGAAGTCGAAGTCCGAATGAGTCTGGTCTATCGTCGGTCCAGTATGAGCCGTCGTGAGGCGACTCGATTCGTACGCGTTCTTACGTCCATTGTCGAGCAGATCTGCATTCGCCACACATCCAACCAAGGAGTCGCAAGCCTCTCCGTGAAAGACCTAGCATGCCATGCCTTTGAAGCGGTCGATCGAAACAGGGTATTGGCCTGGAATTCCAAGCAAGCACTACAAAGTCAAGAGACCCTCATTCACAACGTCTTCTCCAGCGTCGCGGTCAAGCACGCGGACAGGGAGGCTATAGTTGGACCTAACGGATGCATGACATATGCCATCCTGCATGAAACTTCTTCAGCCATTGCAAGCTATTTACGCAAACACCTCACTGCTGAAGACCGGTGGCTTGCTTTGTATTTCGCCAAGTCCAGCGGAATGTGGGCTATCGCTGGCATGCTTGCTGTCTTGAAAACCGGACGAGGCTGCACGTTTTTGGATACTTCATGGCCGGACGAACGTCTTTGCGTAGTGATTCGAGCTACGGGCACGCGCTTCCTACTGACACATGGTACTCGATCCGCACATCGAGTTGCAAGACTGCAAACAGAGACCCATCTTCAGTCGTTCGACGTAGCGCAGGCCGCCACTGCGTCGACTATAGAAGATCCTGAAGAAGCTCACGACTCAACCGTTCGGCCTGGCGATGGCGCTTTCGTGGTGTTTACTTCCGGAAGCACGGGAAGTCCGAAAGGCGTTGTCCTGACCCATGCGAATGTGTGTACAGCCATTACTGGTTTGATAGAGAGGCTTGCCATCAATCCATCTCATGGATCATCACGCCAGCAAGTGCGTGTTTTGCAATTCGCGGCGTACGCGTTCGACGCAAGTCTGTCAGACATGTTGGTCGCCCTGCTGAGTGGGGCAGCGGCCTGTATTCCCTCCGACACTGAGCGAACAAGCAACCTGCAGAGCTACATGAAAGACCAGAACGTCACAATAGCATTCTTGACGCCGACCGTAGCTCGAAGGCTGGTCCCGAGTAGCCTAGACCACACGTTGAAGACTCTCGTACTTATTGGCGAGCCCGTCACTTCTTTGGACAAGGATCAGTGGTTGGGCAGTGCCATCGACGTCTTTAATGGATATGGCCCTACCGAATCGACTTTCGCTGCGAGCTTAGGGCGAATAAGACTATCCAAATCACCAAGCAACATTGGGTTACCCCTGGGCTATCGCTTCTGGGTGGTCAACTGCAACAAAGGGGGACATTGTGATTCGTCCGACCTAGATGGCCGCTATCTCATTCCCATAGGTGCCACTGGCGAGCTTGTGCTCGAAGGGCCTGCCCTTGCCCAATGCTACCTGAACGATGCCAAATTGACACAGTCGAGATTCAAAACGGGTTCAGCGTGGCTACCTATCATTGATGGGCAAGCGTTGCTGGAGAGACGTGTATACGGAACGGGTGATCTCGTACGTTATCACGAAGATGGTTCGCTCGAGTGTCTGGGGCGAGTCGAAAATGACACTCAGGTCAAGCTCGCTGGTCAGCGTCTCGAATTGGCTGAAATCGAGCATCACCTGGCACAAGGAGCCGCCATAGCAACGACACCTTTCTGCGACGCTGCA GTCTCAGATCTGCCAGATGTGTTTGTCAACATTGTCCTCAGAGATAACCCATCTTCGTTCGAGCTCCGGCAGCTGCACGAGGCCGACGAGACG TCCTCCGCTTAA
- a CDS encoding Isopropyl malate synthase, producing MSAISNSGTLTLREKYGDRVPAYNNRGRKWPDAVLEKCPILLSTDLRDGNQSLRIPMTFAQKLRFYHLIVSIGFKEIEIGHPCANDTEFEFIRHLVDTQNLIADDLLVRVIAPCSEEAVERAMQSVNGAPKAVIFTYLPSSDNYRETVLGISENDWVDRAVRVTRYVRSLTHKSQYRKRTKWAFNFGFEDYANARLEAVIGCAEAVKATWRPSREEPMIFFRRLQRGKLDAEHIR from the exons ATGTCCGCGATATCAAACTCCGGCACATTGACATTGAGAGAAAAGTATGGCGATCGAGTACCGGCCTACAATAATCGAGGGCGGAAATGGCCAGACGCTGTGCTCGAAAAGTGCCCGATTCTCTTGTCCACAGACCTCCGAGACGGCAATCAGTCCTTGCGCATACCTATG ACATTCGCTCAGAAACTACGATTCTACCATCTAATCGTGTCAATCGGATTCAAGGAGATCGAGATCGGTCATCCATGTGCCAACGACACCGAGTTCGAGTTCATACGCCATCTTGTTGACACTCAAAATCTAATAGCAGATGACCTTCTTGTTCGAGTGATCGCTCCGTGTAGCGAGGAGGCGGTCGAGCGTGCGATGCAGAGCGTCAATGGCGCACCAAAGGCCGTCATTTTCACATATCTACCTAGCAGCGACAATTATAGGGAGACTGTGCTGGGGATATCAGAAAATGATTGGGTGGATCGTGCGGTCAGAGTCACAAGGTACGTACGATCACTGACGCACAAGAGTCAATATCGAAAGCGGACCAAATGGGCCTTTAACTTTGGGTTTGAGGATTACGCCAATGCCCGACTGGAGGCGGTGATCGGATGCGCAGAGGCAGTAAAAGCGACCTGGCGCCCAAGCAGGGAAGAACCAATGATTTTTTTCCGTCGCTTGCAGCGTGGAAAGCTCGATGCCGAACATATTCGCTGA
- a CDS encoding Aconitase htyD — translation MPNIFADQIERFCQGVSDRSCWRLSDHTHNDRGGALSAAELASLAGADRVEGCLFGNGERAGNMDLITYGLNRLSDGIDCGLDVSKLQEVRQEYQDIVGIPIHPRTPYSGELCLKAFSGGHQDAIVKGLRRRTLAASDAVGSSTYWPKWSVPYFPIDPADIGSSPEDIIEINNQSGKSGVTWVLESRLGHEVSREHAEETTRKVKMLLAGRHKAMEADEICQIYQQVISNHAPIRPFWDRVDATLHHVRKVPATCPLSYTWTRDIYRGPQAVLLACSAELHKRGYFQEEQVILHVVDLCNADVEAGGLGFRDRRWPDFCPDELSRLLELVESWLLTIPSQKSSPPKPSLLHKPINRQPMTLASKILAHHAISCGQTSHVAVGEILRVDVDWIIASELSWMGMKRSVAKLGFKPKAWRNDRFWLAGDHAVDPRNYEEPKVRNLINGLEEARRELRMTEYQGTNYTILHTEFVRERVEPGMLVLRSDSHTCSAGAASALAIGLGAADVMAALTTGQKWLRVPESVRVDFGGRPSWHVGGKDIVLHLLGRLKRNTITTDRVVEFGGPGAALLSCDARFAICNMCTELGAITGIFQPDAVTESFIKGRQKRMYKENSLFFAADSDAPYSHHTTIDLSEVQSYIALYPNPDDVQPVSMHLGMEFDGIFIGACTTTEEDLVLAGLILRAGLARGLPLSAGRRIVVPGSLPIVCNLRKLGLVDVFARSGYEQPAPSCSLCLGIGADVAPSGTKWLTTQNRNFENRMGKGAIGYLCSAAVAAASFFSMALTDPSELLDDISSDEYQDCLMQISSSKRKITTSSEGLQYSEPRLSGCVVAPLPSHAMVKPPPRQAYPAVQSRVYQLGDFVDTDAVRSTSRDVELPGTDVEVQIIPAKACLGSPSDETLGDHCLEIYKPEFRDSVRNGLAVVVAGKAFGCGSSREEAARALKGLGIKCVIARSFSYIFSRNMFNIGMLAITIDADDFFAAAVHGEQITIDMDQEAISVNHHTWAFALGDIEHGVFRAGGLGVTLHGHSEELSAQQEPTDVVKNAEQMESCSSLGRNSSISTKATGSKWVRSLDDLSW, via the exons ATGCCGAACATATTCGCTGATCAGATCGAACGATTCTGCCAGGGTGTATCAGACAGGTCGTGCTGGAGACTATCGGACCATACACACAACGATCGAGGTGGTGCCCTGTCAGCTGCTGAGCTCGCAAGTCTGGCCGGGGCAGACCGTGTCGAGGGATGTTTGTTTGGGAACGGAGAGCGTGCTGGCAACATGGATCTGATCACATATGGACTCAATCGACTAAGTGATGGCATAGACTGTGGACTCGACGTCAGCAAGCTACAAGAGGTGCGCCAAGAATACCAAGACATTGTGGGAATACCTATACACCCGAGAACGCCATACTCAGGAGAACTTTGTCTCAAAGCGTTCAGTGGTGGGCATCAGGACGCTATCGTCAAGGGACTCCGGCGTCGAACATTGGCAGCTAGCGATGCCGTCGGTTCAAGCACATACTGGCCAAAGTGGAGCGTTCCATACTTTCCGATCGACCCCGCAGATATCGGATCCAGTCCTGAGGATATCATCGAGATCAACAACCAGAGCGGGAAGAGTGGTGTAACGTGGGTGTTAGAGTCCCGCCTTGGTCACGAAGTCTCTCGAGAACATGCCGAGGAGACAACACGCAAGGTGAAGATGCTCCTCGCTGGTAGACATAAGGCGATGGAGGCCGATGAGATCTGTCAAATTTATCAACAAGTGATCTCCAATCACGCCCCTATCAGACCGTTCTGGGATCGTGTCGACGCCACATTGCACCATGTCCGAAAGGTGCCGGCGACATGTCCGCTGAGCTACACCTGGACAAGAGATATCTACCGGGGTCCTCAGGCTGTATTGCTAGCCTGCTCGGCGGAACTCCACAAACGTGGCTATTTTCAAGAAGAACAGGTGATCCTGCACGTTGTGGACTTGTGTAATGCAGATGTTGAAGCTGGGGGCTTGGGCTTCCGTGATCGTCGCTGGCCAGACTTTTGCCCGGATGAGTTGAGCCGATTACTCGAGCTAGTAGAATCATGGCTGTTGACTATCCCTTCGCAGAAAAGTAGTCCTCCGAAGCCGTCACTGCTGCATAAGCCAATTAACAGACAACCCATGACTCTGGCGTCGAAAATCCTCGCTCATCACGCCATCTCTTGTGGTCAGACAAGCCACGTTGCAGTGGGAGAGATCCTTCGCGTAGACGTCGACTGGATCATTGCGAGTGAGCTTTCGTGGATGGGCATGAAACGAAGCGTCGCAAAGTTGGGGTTCAAACCCAAAGCGTGGCGAAATGATCGCTTCTGGCTCGCTGGAGATCATGCCGTGG ATCCACGCAACTATGAAGAGCCCAAAGTACGCAATCTCATAAATGGCCTAGAGGAGGCAAGACGAGAGCTCAGAATGACAGAGTATCAGGGTACCAAT TATACGATACTTCATACGGAGTTCGTAAGGGAGAGAGTCGAGCCTGGCATGCTAGTTCTCCGTTCAGATTCGCACACTTGTTCAGCCGGCGCGGCAAGTGCGCTGGCCATAGGTCTTGGAGCAGCTGATGTGATGGCAGCTCTAACGACGGGACAAAAATGGCTGCGAGTGCCAGAGTCGGTCCGGGTCGATTTTGGTGGCCGGCCATCATGGCATGT TGGTGGCAAAGACATTGTCTTGCATCTACTAGGCCGGCTTAAGCGCAACACGATAACAACAGATCGAGTAGTAGAGTTCGGAGGACCTGGGGCTGCATTGCTATCTTGTGATGCTCGATTTGCCATTTGCAACATGTGCACC GAGTTGGGCGCAATCACGGGCATTTTTCAACCAGATGCTGTGACTGAAAGCTTCATTAAAGGTCGCCAGAAGCGAATGTACAAGGAGAACTCGTTGTTCTTCGCTGCCGACAGTGATGCACCATACTCACATCACACCACCATAGACCTAAGCGAAGTGCAGTCATACATTGCTTTGTACCCGAACCCGGATGATGTTCAACCAGTGTCTATGCACCTTGGCATGGAATTCGATGGCATATTCATAGGGGCGTGTACGACTACAGAAGAGGACCTTGTGCTTGCAGGATTGATACTGCGAGCGGGGTTGGCCAGAGGGCTCCCTTTGTCAGCTGGGAGACGCATTGTGGTCCCGGGTAGCTTGCCCATTGTATGCAATCTGCGCAAGCTAGGGCTGGTTGATGTATTCGCACGCAGTGGTTACGAACAGCCTGCGCCGAGCTGCAGCTTATGCCTTGGCATTGGCGCAGATGTAGCGCCGTCCGGCACCAAATGGCTCACGACACAAAATCGAAATTTTGAGAACAGGATGGGGAAAG GAGCCATTGGATACTTGTGCTCTGCTGCTGTAGCGGCAGCCTCTTTTTTTTCCATGGCTTTGACAGATCCTTCGGAGTTGCTGGACGACATTTCCTCCGACGAATATCAAGACTGCCTAATGCAGATATCCTCATCCAAACGTAAGATAACAACATCCAGCGAAGGCTTGCAGTACAGCGAGCCACGTCTCAGTGGATGCGTTGTCGCCCCATTGCCAAGCCACGCCATGGTGAAGCCGCCTCCAAGGCAAGCATATCCTGCTGTACAATCTCGTGTATACCAGCTCGGTGATTTTGTAGACACCGATGCCGTAAGATCCACTTCCCGGGATGTAGAATTGCCAGGTACTGATGTCGAAGTTCAGATCATACCAGCAAAAGCCTGCCTAGGAAGCCCTAGCGACGAAACGCTTGGGGATCACTGCTTGGAGATCTACAAGCCCGAATTTCGTGACAGCGTACGCAACGGTCTGGCAGTGGTGGTAGCTGGCAAAGCTTTTGGATGTGGATCGTCACGGGAAGAGGCCGCTCGAGCACTGAAAG GCCTTGGTATCAAGTGCGTGATTGCCCGGTCGTTCTCGTACATCTTCTCGCGCAATATGTTCAATATCGGCATGCTTGCCATCACCATTGATGCGGATGACTTTTTCGCTGCAGCAGTCCATGGGGAGCAGATTACCATCGACATGGATCAAGAGGCGATCTCGGTAAATCATCACACATGGGCATTCGCCTTGGGAGATATCGAGCATGGTGTTTTCCGTGCAGGCGGCTTGGGAGTAACTCTACACGGTCATAGCGAAGAGCTGTCTGCACAACAAGAGCCCACCGACGTGGTCAAGAATGCTGAACAAATGGAATCCTGCTCGAGCTTAGGTCGGAACAGCAGCATCTCCACCAAAGCCACGGGTTCAAAATGGGTACGTAGCCTTGATGATCTGTCATGGTGA
- a CDS encoding Putative alpha/beta hydrolase has protein sequence MATKSGLNPNVENGLTEAVLSTTYKGPGRLGDPNMKIFQDPRAHPKIVETLRAFGMDGSQPNPYADMSLEELSSDEQMAKSHTDTSTLYEVLPNDLPGDEDEPAVEQSTQTFESYDGVERKLHVFRPASQEGDLPCVVYFHGGGMVVLDTANKIHFRWCTSLAAQGVVAIAVDFRNVWSSKGSNPFPRGLNDCASAVQYISTHKTELKVSSIVLQGESGGANLALATTLKAKREGWVDQIAGVYAMAPYISNGYGWSDTRKLEELPSLYECEGYWLYTAMMAGMSRYYSGDDSENPLAWPYYASTDDCTGLPPHILSMDELDVLRDEGMAYARKLLAAGIEVTAQVNLGVVHASALIFRKLLPEVHNKAIRDIVSFSKSL, from the coding sequence ATGGCAACTAAATCCGGCCTCAACCCAAACGTGGAAAATGGCTTGACAGAAGCAGTGCTCTCAACAACCTACAAAGGCCCCGGCAGACTCGGGGACCCAAACATGAAGATATTCCAGGACCCGCGAGCCCATCCAAAGATCGTGGAGACTCTGCGAGCATTTGGCATGGACGGCAGTCAACCCAACCCGTACGCCGACATGTCCCTGGAAGAGCTTTCTTCAGATGAACAAATGGCCAAGAGCCATACGGACACCTCGACGCTGTATGAGGTACTGCCGAATGACCTACCTGGGGACGAAGACGAACCAGCTGTCGAGCAGTCAACTCAGACCTTCGAGAGTTATGATGGAGTGGAACGGAAGCTGCATGTCTTCCGCCCAGCTAGCCAGGAAGGAGACTTGCCGTGCGTGGTGTACTTCCATGGCGGTGGGATGGTGGTCTTGGACACTGCCAATAAGATCCACTTCCGATGGTGTACATCCCTCGCAGCCCAAGGTGTCGTGGCGATAGCTGTCGACTTCCGCAATGTCTGGAGTTCCAAAGGCAGCAACCCTTTCCCGAGAGGTCTGAATGACTGCGCATCTGCGGTTCAGTATATCAGCACGCATAAGACGGAGCTCAAAGTCAGCAGCATTGTCCTTCAAGGCGAGAGCGGAGGAGCAAACCTCGCACTAGCAACTACTCTAAAAGCCAAACGTGAAGGCTGGGTCGATCAGATCGCAGGTGTCTACGCCATGGCTCCCTACATCAGTAACGGATACGGCTGGAGCGACACCCGCAAACTGGAAGAACTTCCCAGCCTGTACGAATGTGAAGGGTACTGGCTCTACACCGCCATGATGGCTGGAATGAGTAGATACTACAGCGGCGACGACTCGGAGAACCCTCTTGCTTGGCCATACTATGCGTCGACAGATGACTGTACCGGTCTACCTCCTCATATCCTCTCGATGGACGAGCTTGATGTTCTGCGAGACGAGGGTATGGCGTACGCTAGAAAGCTGCTCGCTGCTGGTATCGAGGTGACCGCTCAAGTCAATTTGGGTGTGGTGCATGCTTCGGCGTTGATCTTCAGGAAGCTGTTACCTGAAGTCCATAACAAGGCCATCAGAGATATCGTAAGCTTTTCGAAGAGCTTGTAA